The nucleotide window AAGAGGGATTGTACTCCGTTGCAACAACGCTTGCCCACACACATCGACAGTGACTCACTGAGAGCGTGGTTAGAAGGTCATTCACCTTATTGTGTGGACCTGTGGCACCAAAATTTTGCTATCAGTTTCTGTATAAGGCAAacgattttgatttttgtggtGTTCAACTTGTctagttttgttttttcaatacgAAAGAGAGTTCCAgactattatgtatgtataacactATGTACCACACTCAATTAGTTTTAATGATACAAACAACCCTTGGCTTTTTTACTCTGTGCAAAGTGTTGCAACATATTCTAACGAGATATTTAACTCAACATTTTTCAGTATcgatattttatcgattacttataaatatattgttttttttcgtaCGCATAATTTTACCACCACTATAGGTTTATTACGGCAGCTGCTTTCAATATTtgcggttttaaaaatatttttgataagaaattaaattatgattTATTTGGTCTAATCTGCTTCAGTTTGCGATTTAGAATTTAGTATTTCAGAAAGTGCAAGTGAGTTAGTCTGCAAAACTTAGTTATTgaatcgaaaatataaaaataatatcagagggaaaaattaaatttaaaataaataaaattattaaatatgtgtttaatatACGCCTTAATAGCAAATTTACTGATTTTAAGCAACACATTCCTGATTGCGCAGACTTCCCTGCCTGAGCCTAGAATATATTCCAATAATTCGGAATACTTTCGGGATTGCCCCACGGATGAAGAAATTTCGTGTAAATGTGATGTCGACGTTTACTGCAAACCTGTCGATAACTTTCgctatttttctattaatttcgCTCCAATAGGTCCAGAACTGCAAATAAATTGTCTCagggaaaagaaaaatattgattttttactCGAGCATAAATTTCAGTCAATTCTTCTTAAAACACATTACATCAACGTGAAGAATTGTAAAGATTTTACCCCCGAAAAACATATGGGTGCCCAAGTATGGCAaattcagaaatatatatatacctatcCACAGAAAAAATTAACGCTATTGTATAATAGAGACATTGTTACAATGTCTTTTGACAAATTTTACTTTGAGGAAGTAAATAATCttgaattaattataaaatcatcACGGGACAGTTATGATGTCCCTAAGGATGTATTTTCTGAGCACAACCATTTGCAAGCGCTTAGCGTAAAAAATCTATATCAGAACACGACGCTGCAAAACTTAACTCGAGAGCATTTTCAAAATCTTGTTGCACTTAGGCAACTTGACTTAGCCGagaataatatgaaaattttggacGAAAATGTCTTTGCAACATTTACGCATTTGAATTTTCTAAACTTGAGCCACAATGGCATCGTAGAGTTATTTCCAAATCAATTTGCTAAACTGGATAAACTGATAATACTGGATCTCAGCTACAATTCCTTGACATATTTAAGGCCTGAAGTTTTCGAGCAAATCCCTTTGTTATGGCAATTAAAACTCAGAGGCAATCAATTGCACGacaccaaaaatattataaaaattattaaaccgTTGAATTTTCTACATAGGCTAGACTTAAGCGATAATAAACTGCGAACGATTTGGGGTAAGGAGAGTTACGCCAATGCCCCAGTTACATTGGCTACAAATTTACATAACAGCAATATGCCAATGACCTTGGCTTTAGCAGAAAGTCTGAATTATATCAGCACTTTGCAACCGAACGAGTACCATGAAAGCAAgcgtaatttaaaattaataaatttaagtcgCAATCTTCTGAGTGGGTTTAATATGGATTGGATTTTTGAAATCGGTATTACATGCCCTTTCAAAATTAACTTAgaacaaaatttgattaaacACGTATATGCTTTATCAAATTTGCTCAGTATTACTCACCGCTGTAAAGGCGAAATCAAAATGACTAGCAACCATATCGAATGCGATTGTAACCTAGCATGGATTTACGATTATAACTATCGCTGGTTTTTTAGCGATCTGCAGTGTAAAGAGAAGTCAACCAATCTACTAACGAATTTCACACAGCTTCGACGACACGAGCTGTGTGCTTGGCAACCGGTGCAATGCCCCAGAAAATGTGTGTGTTTCACAAAGTCTAAATTGCTGCACATCAATTGCACAGGCGCACAACTCAGCGCTATGAAAGTGCTGCCACGTCCCGAGCAAGTATTGCTCACGACTTCGTTACTGGATATTAGCAATAATCGTCACACTGTTCTGCCGCTAAGAACCACGTTCGGCTACGCCAACGTTTCACAGCTCTACGCCGCGAACAATCAAATCACCAACATAAGTCTCTTGGAACTTCCGACTGATTTGACGGTTTTGGATCTGCGAAATAATCGCTTAAAATCGTTATGTGCTGATTTTTTGCGTGTATTTCTCAATGAGAGCACGAAACTACAGCTTCTATATCTCAGTGCAAACCCTTGGATTTGCGACTGTGCTTCGCACAAGCTCCTTTACACAGTACGTGCACATCGTCACCGCATACCCGATGTCGAACAGTTACGCTGTGATAACAAACCGAATGTTACTCTCCTAACAGCAAGCCTGAGCGAATTGTGTCAAGTTGAAGACAACGTTAAACGGTATCAGTACGTGATTGCAGCTATCACAACTGCAGCGTTAATCATCATTATTTTCCTTCTTATTATTGTATTcttctttaaatataatttgcaAGTTAAAATCTGGTTATATGGTCACAAAATATTGCGTTGTTGCGTTCGAGAGTACGAGCTGGATGAGAATAAAATGTTCGATGCATTCATCTCCTATGCACACCAAGAGGCTGACTTTGTCAACCACATATTACTGCCACAACTCGAGCAGGGCGAACCACCATTTCGTGTATGTACGCACGAACGCAATTGGCTAGCTGGCGCTTATATACCGGAACAAATCATGGAATCGGTCGAACAGTCGCGACGCACGATCATTGTGCTCTCGCAGCACTTCATCGAATCTGAATGGGCGCGCATGGAGTTTCGAACAGCGCATCAGTGCTCCTTGAACGAAGGTCGTGCGCGCATAATTATGATTAAATACGGTGAAATTATCAACAGTGAGCTATTGGATAAGGAATTGAAGGCATATTTGGATATGAACACATACTTGGATTGGCAAGATGCTAGATTCTGTGACAAACTACGCTATGCCATGCCACATAAAGTGGGTagaaaaccgaacactgatatGCTTGAAGTTAATGGCAGATTCTACGTTATGGGGCAGTTTGAGATGAATCGTTTGCGTGATGAGAACGCTTAAATTGGTCGGAGGTAGAGCTCTTGATGAGATAGTTAGTTGAACAAGAAGGCAAGTTTTATACTtaaaatctacatatataatatattttgtagaagtatattatgtttaatttcagatgcttacaaaatatttttcctctCTTCTTTCTAACATGTCAGAAAGAGAATCGTGGTCAACGAGTTGATTCATGGTAACGTACTCCATATCTAGTGCAGTCATTTATATAAACGTGTATAA belongs to Bactrocera dorsalis isolate Fly_Bdor chromosome 1, ASM2337382v1, whole genome shotgun sequence and includes:
- the LOC125776213 gene encoding protein toll-like, which encodes MTSNHIECDCNLAWIYDYNYRWFFSDLQCKEKSTNLLTNFTQLRRHELCAWQPVQCPRKCVCFTKSKLLHINCTGAQLSAMKVLPRPEQVLLTTSLLDISNNRHTVLPLRTTFGYANVSQLYAANNQITNISLLELPTDLTVLDLRNNRLKSLCADFLRVFLNESTKLQLLYLSANPWICDCASHKLLYTVRAHRHRIPDVEQLRCDNKPNVTLLTASLSELCQVEDNVKRYQYVIAAITTAALIIIIFLLIIVFFFKYNLQVKIWLYGHKILRCCVREYELDENKMFDAFISYAHQEADFVNHILLPQLEQGEPPFRVCTHERNWLAGAYIPEQIMESVEQSRRTIIVLSQHFIESEWARMEFRTAHQCSLNEGRARIIMIKYGEIINSELLDKELKAYLDMNTYLDWQDARFCDKLRYAMPHKVGRKPNTDMLEVNGRFYVMGQFEMNRLRDENA